The following proteins are co-located in the Argopecten irradians isolate NY chromosome 9, Ai_NY, whole genome shotgun sequence genome:
- the LOC138331215 gene encoding carbonic anhydrase 7-like: protein MSSCQSVCLVLLGLLSCSIAADWHYGDSDSNQDPPEWANLPNSACADQYQSPIDVPTVTKQKYSVISNFRLQGFSDVSGYTTTMKNNGHTLQVDVTSGDLIVSGGGLPGSTYKTAQLHFHWGADDTDGSEHTYNGRAYPMEMHIVNYNLKYSNLGEAVDKPDGLAVLGFWVAHTTDDNSAFMPLVTAIGNLTYKDTNTPVSVNIGALLPQRINRFYRYKGSLTTPPCFESVTWTMFEEKIMLSRAQLAKFRSVSSGSNDIAHDLVDNFRPVQPLNGRQVLRNFQLEEEINSASQISSLGLTLTVMVTVLRSYL from the exons actgGCACTATGGCGACTCCGACAGCAATCAag ATCCACCAGAATGGGCAAATTTACCAAACTCGGCATGTGCTGACCAATACCAGTCTCCCATAGACGTCCCCACGGTAACCAAACAGAAATATTCTGTCATCAGCAACTTCCGGTTACAGGGATTCAGTGACGTCAGCGGTTATACGACAACCATGAAAAACAATGGCCACACAT TGCAGGTGGATGTTACCAGTGGAGACCTCATTGTGTCGGGAGGAGGATTGCCCGGAAGTACGTATAAAACTGCACAGTTACATTTCCACTGGGGAGCTGACGATACCGACGGCTCAGAACATACCTACAACGGACGAGCTTATCCCATGGAG ATGCACATAGTAAATTACAACCTGAAGTATTCCAACCTTGGGGAGGCGGTGGATAAACCAGACGGACTAGCTGTTCTAGGATTCTGGGTTGCCCACACAACA gATGATAACAGCGCGTTCATGCCACTGGTTACCGCCATCGGAAATTTGACTTACAAAG ATACCAACACCCCTGTCAGTGTAAATATTGGCGCGCTGCTACCCCAGCGAATCAACAGGTTCTACCGATATAAGGGAAGTCTCACCACGCCCCCTTGTTTTGAGAGTGTCACGTGGACAATGTTTGAGGAGAAGATCATGTTGTCGCGTGCACAG TTGGCCAAGTTCAGATCGGTATCAAGTGGTTCCAATGACATTGCTCATGATCTGGTCGACAACTTCCGGCCAGTACAGCCATTAAATGGCCGACAAGTACTACGTAACTTCCAACTGGAGGAGGAAATCAACTCCGCCTCTCAAATTTCAAGCCTCGGTCTGACTTTAACCGTCATGGTCACAGTTCTACGTTCATATCTGTGA